One Fusarium falciforme chromosome 1, complete sequence genomic window carries:
- a CDS encoding BTB domain-containing protein, which produces MVPIFSPTGFGRFLDSHSRRTSSSTSHKPAPSPSLSQPSTEPMATVLIGPKQQRFKVNKQLLCATSPFFAERFDDPSNSSKSISLWLPRESASMFGLFVDWVHLGLGFRQHLDEAVSNAYDAGDEATRNIHWSMIRLHLFASRLGLYRLQDLSMDAIQDLYLRCDWDVPPGLVTFLYTECEDLAAIRLRRWAVAMVAFSFTGGPRLTFHPQDSTASEPARFSDLLEELSEFAADYDMHMNKMRLSGLDIRFKNPQLRIPANRLRNEERAFGFRQCSFHSHRASVGERRCPHDAGSSKHRRVHPPGAAVPEQKGSESTGLTAPTRRYRDVVPKPLFSGPADEEPGEDDDEIAKAIKHVRSISSTLKM; this is translated from the coding sequence ATGGTTCCCATCTTTAGCCCTACTGGCTTTGGCCGCTTCCTCGACAGTCACAGCCGGCGTACTTCAAGTAGCACCTCTCACAAGCCGGCGCCGTCACCGTCACTGTCACAACCTTCCACCGAACCAATGGCAACCGTACTCATTGGTCCCAAGCAGCAGCGCTTCAAGGTCAATAAGCAGCTCCTCTGCGCAACCTCGCCCTTCTTTGCCGAGCGCTTCGACGACCCCTCCAACTCCTCGAAGTCCATCTCCCTGTGGCTGCCTCGTGAGTCGGCTTCCATGTTTGGCTTGTTTGTCGACTGGGTCCACCTCGGTCTCGGTTTCCGTCAGCATCTCGATGAGGCTGTTTCCAACGCTTATGATGCTGGAGATGAGGCCACTCGCAACATCCACTGGTCCATGATTCGCCTGCACCTCTTTGCTTCCCGTCTTGGTCTCTACCGCCTTCAGGATCTCTCTATGGACGCCATCCAGGACCTCTACCTGCGCTGCGACTGGGATGTCCCTCCTGGACTCGTCACATTCCTCTACACAGAATGTGAGGACCTTGCCGCTATTCGACTTCGACGCTGGGCTGTCGCCATGGTTGCCTTCTCCTTCACTGGTGGACCTCGCCTTACCTTTCACCCTCAAGACTCTACTGCCTCGGAACCAGCTCGCTTCAGTGACCTGCTCGAGGAGCTCTCGGAATTCGCCGCCGACTACGACATGCACATGAACAAGATGCGCCTCTCAGGACTCGACATCCGCTTCAAGAACCCGCAGCTGCGTATCCCGGCCAACCGCCTCCGCAACGAAGAACGCGCCTTTGGTTTCCGGCAGTGCTCCTTCCACTCACACCGTGCAAGCGTCGGCGAGCGCCGGTGCCCTCACGATGCCGGATCGTCAAAGCACCGCCGCGTGCACCCCCCGGGAGCCGCCGTGCCAGAGCAGAAGGGCTCCGAGTCGACCGGTCTCACTGCACCGACACGGAGGTACCGCGACGTCGTGCCCAAGCCCCTATTCTCCGGCCCCGCCGATGAGGAACCaggagaagacgacgacgagatagccaaggccatcaagcaCGTGAGGTCCATCTCAAGTACGCTCAAGATGTGA
- a CDS encoding Ppx-GppA domain-containing protein — MSTAAPDIITLDNLSQTLTPWNPEGESQLYAIVDMGSNGIRFSITSLAPPFTRLLRPIYSTRAPISLFDALTTTSKGLVFPPETITAVASTLARFQEVAVQYGVPARHITILATEAMRRADNAADMLEAIASKTGGLRVSILEPAVETLFGAIMGSRSGLASVDGGALFLDLGGGSVQMTWVDTSKANYEIEAARAGVSLPFGAARLIRVLHEQPADVQAAEISKLQSGMQEAYANLCSRFPALDTIRAARMQGRDARVNVFMCGGGFRGYGSMLMHNDAVKSYPISSTNGYTAPGSLFSQVQRMRRINDEYDGRIFGLSRRRRQQFPAIATVIEAFLAAVPNVGNVTFCGGSNRQGALMMKLPLEIRESDPLNVLAAVTAEEKPIFDAVLDILKNAFPKEVDFSTVPTILTTGLGALFVREIWARQGYDADNNTSFLLHHAITRDADAPGLSHVSRALLALSTSARWGGNLGPLEAQLQQSLSDLLENQHRDAPFWASYTGAVAGLIAMALPVPPRTAEEVKKAINITSHIKKAEDKKDRIMLTIGVASANTEGVSLEDLADRVEGAAKKNGGKKPRFKITAQVSLQS, encoded by the exons ATGTCTACAGCAGCTCCTGACATCATCACCCTCGACAACTTGTCGCAAACCCTTACGCCATGGAATCCCGAAGGCGAGAGTCAGCTATATGCCATCGTCGACATGGGCAG CAATGGTATCCGATTCTCCATTACGTCTCTTGCCCCTCCCTTCACTCGGCTACTTCGTCCCATCTACTCAACTCGAGCCCCAATTTCTCTCTTTGATGCACTCACCACTACTTCAAAAGGCCTTGTATTTCCTCCCGAGACTATCACTGCAGTTGCTAGTACCCTTGCGCGCTTCCAAGAGGTTGCGGTGCAGTATGGAGTCCCAGCTAGGCACATCACCATTCTCGCCACCGAGGCCATGCGCCGGGCTGACAACGCCGCCGACATGCTTGAGGCTATTGCTTCAAAGACGGGAGGTCTCAGAGTGAGCATCTTGGAACCTGCAGTCGAGACCCTCTTCGGTGCTATTATGGGTTCGCGAAGTGGTCTCGCAAGTGTCGACGGTGGCGCCCTATTCCTGGACCTGGGAGGCGGCAGCGTGCAGATGACATGGGTCGACACCAGCAAGGCTAATTACGAGATCGAGGCCGCCCGAGCGGGTGTGAGCCTGCCCTTTGGAGCTGCCAGATTGATCCGCGTCCTGCACGAGCAGCCGGCCGATGTCCAAGCTGCCGAGATCTCCAAGCTACAGTCCGGCATGCAAGAGGCATATGCAAACCTCTGCTCCCGCTTCCCCGCTCTCGACACCATCCGGGCTGCCCGCATGCAGGGCCGCGATGCCCGCGTGAACGTCTTCATgtgcggcggcggcttcCGAGGCTATGGTAGCATGCTCATGCACAACGACGCCGTGAAGTCGTACCCCATCTCGTCAACCAACGGCTACACTGCTCCAGGATCGCTCTTCTCTCAGGTTCAGAGGATGCGTAGGATCAACGACGAATATGATGGCCGTATCTTTGGCCTCtcgcgccgccgccgccaacaaTTTCCCGCCATTGCCACCGTGATCGAGGCGTTCCTGGCTGCTGTGCCAAATGTTGGCAATGTGACATTCTGCGGAGGATCCAATCGCCAGGGCGCCCTGATGATGAAGCTTCCCCTTGAGATTCGTGAGAGTGACCCTCTCAACGTTCTTGCTGCCGTCACGGCTGAGGAGAAACCCATATTTGATGCCGTCCTGGACATCCTGAAGAACGCTTTCCCCAAGGAAGTGGACTTTTCTACAGTACCGACCATCCTGACCACTGGTTTGGGTGCCTTGTTTGTACGCGAGATATGGGCTCGTCAGGGGTATGATGCAGACAACAACACTTCGTTTCTACTACACCATGCCATTACCCGAGACGCTGACGCCCCCGGTCTCTCACACGTCAGCCGGGCTCTTCTCGCACTGTCGACCTCAGCCCGATGGGGAGGGAACTTGGGACCTCTGGAGGCACAGCTTCAGCAAAGCCTTTCTGATCTCCTTGAGAATCAGCACAGAGATGCCCCATTCTGGGCCTCATACACTGGTGCCGTGGCTGGTCTCATTGCCATGGCCCTACCCGTGCCTCCAAGGACTGCAGAGGAAGTCAAGAAAGCCATCAA CATCACATCACACATCAAGAAagccgaggacaagaaggacagaATCATGTTAACGATCGGAGTCGCCTCCGCCAACACAGAGGGTGTCAGTTTAGAAGATCTCGCCGACAGAGTCGAGGGAGCCGCCAAAAAGAACGGGGGAAAGAAACCAAGGTTCAAGATAACCGCCCAAGTGAGCTTGCAGTCATAA